One genomic segment of Brassica napus cultivar Da-Ae chromosome A3, Da-Ae, whole genome shotgun sequence includes these proteins:
- the LOC106443385 gene encoding late embryogenesis abundant protein 49-like, whose amino-acid sequence MTASKDGASSFTNISVEEHFSVSQSTSGGQFVGPTEEISTAADALIGRSATLTEALKAAAINVGHKPVETTDLAAIKELEARATGGKIERGDSVTSMANEAVARNKKIGKEDDKKIRLRDIVAEIDVRVTRDRSVTSEDAEAVVQAELNHSPYNHVIPGGVAESVAAAYKLNRSPSM is encoded by the exons ATGACTGCATCAAAGGATGGCGCTAGTAGTTTCACTAACATTTCTGTAGAGGAGCACTTTAGCGTCTCTCAATCTACTTCCGGTGGACAG TTTGTAGGCCCCACAGAAGAAATTTCAACGGCGGCTGATGCACTTATAGGGAGGTCGGCGACATTGACGGAGGCTCTCAAAGCAGCGGCCATTAACGTAGGCCATAAGCCAGTGGAAACAACTGACTTAGCTGCCATAAAAGAGTTGGAAGCTAGAGCTACCGGAGGCAAAATAGAAAGAGGCGATAGTGTAACCTCCATGGCAAATGAGGCGGTTGctcgaaacaaaaaaataggTAAAGAAGATGACAAGAAGATTCGTCTCCGCGACATTGTCGCCGAGATTGATGTGAGGGTAACGAGAGACAGGTCAGTGACGAGTGAAGACGCGGAAGCAGTGGTTCAGGCTGAGCTCAATCATTCTCCCTATAACCATGTTATTCCTGGAGGCGTCGCTGAGTCTGTGGCTGCAGCTTATAAATTAAATCGTAGTCCCTCTATGTGA
- the LOC106443384 gene encoding arabinogalactan protein 22, with the protein MASLKFPLEILAVFVIISVILLPVAHAQSPSPAPAPTSDGTSIDQGIAFVLMMVALALTYFIH; encoded by the exons ATGGCGTCCTTGAAGTTTCCGTTGGAGATTCTTGCCGTCTTCGTCATCATCTCGGTGATTCTCTTGCCGGTTGCTCATGCGCAATCACCTTCGCCAGCTCCCGCACCAACCAGCGACG GAACATCGATAGATCAGGGGATAGCGTTTGTTCTAATGATGGTGGCTTTGGCGTTGACTTATTTCATTCACTGA